The genomic stretch AGGATGACCAAGACTTAGAAGAGCTGATCTTTCTTCagtcagtaatgatctgctctgttttggagAAAGTCCTCTCGGGTGTCTGTACTGTTGTGGAGGAGGTTCAATAAGGAATTATTTTCCTGTAGACTCTAAATTCTTCCTTTGTGTTATCAATTAGAGTGAAAAGGTTCAACATTTTCAGAGAGGCTCTCTGTATTTCTCTCATACTCTGTTCATGCTGTACAGCAGCTGTGCACTGTGAAATATGACAGACCCACCTGTGCCCTCACTCCGCTGCGTGCTCGCGCTCAGCACAGCTTTACTCCATCACGTGCACGCTCACGCTCAGTGCACCTTTACTCCACCACGTGCACGCACGCGCTCAGCACAGCTTTACTCCGTCGATTGCACGCTCACCGCACCATCACTCTGCCGCACGTTTGTGCGCAGCACATCTTCACTCCGCCGCGCTCAGCTCAGTTTACCTTCGTGACCGTTCGCGCGtgtcttgaagagaaaaaaagtcagagaggACTAAAGCGAGATAATAAGAGGGCACGGCTCCCGGTAAGGAGTCAGAAGGAAAACGGTCATGAAATTgcgtcgtcatccatgactgttgtcactgtagattggtcaaagttgcggtgaaaataaaaagttgcagggTGTGCAAAAATCACACGAAATCCCGGGAGGTCTGATAATTACATATTAGgcgtaataattgatcaaattagcttAGCAACGATAGAGGAGAAATGCCACGATAGACATCTTTCTATTGCCCACACGATGTATATCTGTATCACCCAGCGCTATGTGGcactaaactctggaacaagttCAGTAATGAGCTCAAATGatgttcaagcatttataaattcaagaaaatggataaagaaactctaatctcacaatatgaagataagacgagttaaagatcaactggtgtttgaataattccaaatgtctgaacttgaatgtcatgaaataatcaaagctttattaacccttccgctctccttagtttgtttacattaaaagtggggtcatctggaccccccaagacagtgcgctgaacttttttttatctttgatttttgagtttcactaatgtccatgacagacataaaatcctgtccacctttgtcatggaagaaatcacatatcaatatgtggttggagtcaactggaccccgaagagagcggaagggttaaatacaatcaatgagttttacattatttaataTGCCGTAATGATTACTGCAATGTTTACACTCAATAaggttttgattttctttacctGATCCAAAATGATTACAAGATTAATGTATTATTtgttctaaagataatcaatgattattagaaattgtgtgaatcattaatgtttactgaaaatatataagaattctttcagagaatgattAATAAGAACTCTATGGTTACTTTAAACCTTGATCTTAATGTGTAATGAttctttttctgcatcaatataacattgtattttgatgatGATCAATGAGTATTGTatatctgttacatgatgtatgattgatgttacCGTTTACTGAAATGAAGTTTGATGAGAATAATCAATAATCAGcaagcacttcactttgctccttgaaaaagagaaaacttgtATTTCTGATCAAAACCGGGTTACATAACTCTGCAAAACTGTCAAATAAGTAACTAATTagggatgggattatataaattcacttcttcccaCTACTTTTCAAGCCATCAATCAaacaaactctacttgactttagctaataattactAAAGCTAATGAATCTaatgtgacataaatgtgtctttgttttttttctttgttataatcaatgcatttcattatttctgtaatgagtttgaaatgtgtgtgttttgtcctgtatttttcacaatctatgcttgaaataaaccaaatcaatcagtCAAGATGAGTATATCaagtatttttaagaaaactggCGAGTTTATGCTGAtgtacctttttctttttgcataaCTTACCTGACCAGCTTGTACTGAGCTCCTTCACTTACTACAACAAAACACAGTCTTTGTGTCGTAGTTCAGTGTCTAGTGATAGCAGCATGATCTGAGGGGCTGTAATAATGTGTTGTTGTCTGTCTATGTGACATGTGCTATATATTCCCAGGTGACAGGTTTGTTTTAAGCCCCCCCTGTGATGCTGCTTAGCCGAGTCCTCGGAGTGACTTGAGAAGCAGAAGTGAGTCTGAGGGGTTTGGATTGAAACTACTCTGTGGTCTCTTGACAGCGTGATAAAGAAGTCTGGAGTGAACCGGGTGGTGTGGAAGAGGCCCCGGCTCAGTCACAACGGTCCAGTCCGGCGCAGCACCGTCATAGACCAGATACCTTTCCTGGCTGTAGCCAGGGCGCTAGGTTGGAACTACCCTCATTTCATCTTTCAGTAAATTAACTTTATCTGGTGAAAATGACTTTAGGAATGCTGTCATACTGTGGAGAAAGGGGATTTTAACACATAACCAGCATGCTGTTGCTATAGTTTCGCATGACTGACCTTCAGCTCCATCAATTCTGGATATGTGGAACCTTGAAGAGAGTCATGACAAAGAGGCTCTGAGTTCTGCActtcaactgtttttaatttctgCTCCAGGTGATTTATGGAGTTATGACTTCTACAGCGGGGAGTTTGTTGTTTCTCCGGAGCCGGACACTAGCGTAGTGGTCCTTGACCCCAGAAAGCATCGGTACATCATCCTGGGCAGTGATGGTCTGTGGAATATGGTGCCCCCCCAGGAGGCCATCTCCATGTGTCAGAGCAGTGATGAGGACACGGTGAGCGTTGCAGCAGGTGGCCTTCTTGGCTTCTGCAGCAACCTGGATTGCTTCAAATGGAATGTCATGAATAAAAACGTCAAATTTTAACGATGAGCTTCATGTTGCAGGAACCCTGTGGCATCTCGAGTGCACGACAACTGGTCAGACACGCTCTACTGCGATGGCGCCAGCGAATGCTTCGTGCCGATAACACCAGCGCTATCGTGATTGCTCTGCAGGATTCAGGAAGTTCTCAAAAAGTCCTGCATCCTGAAGAAGTTCTGCTGGACCTGTCCAAGGCGTCCCAGTGTCCTCCCATCTCTGTGTCTCGTGCTGACACTCCTGTCCTTCTGGTATGAACAGAGCTAGACACAAACTTACCCCCCTCAAACACGCATCCATCTTACCTGAattgttttctgctgcagaatccTCCAGAGGAAGATTCTACCTCCAGCGTCTGTGACTTCCTGCCTGCTCTGGAACGACGGGATGGACTGCTGGGAAGCAACAGCCTGTACTGCATGAGCTTCTCGGACCCCTTTGCTCTGACTCCTCTTGGTTCCAACAGCAGCGCAGAGTTCCCGACTCTCTCTTGTTCACCTGAAAGGACAGTAACCAGTAAAAGATTTCATAATGAGTCCCCCACTTCAGGCCTGCTCGCCAAAAAAGCCCGCCGCAGGACTTCTGAGCGCCTACCACTGGCCCAGCACAATGTGGAGAAGAAGCAGAAGGAATCCAGCAACGTCTCTCCCATTCTTCAGCAGCACAACAAGACCACAGTGTGCGTGTACTGAGACATGGCAGCTGCAGGATTTCTGTGTGTGAAGTCACTCATGCCCCTGACCCTGGAACCTTAAAGCACTTCATACAGAGTTTCTTCTCCCAGGAGGTGACCAGATGATGTAAAGGAGACTTTTTGTCTGATGGCCACTGTCCAAAATGTCCTTTTGGGCTTGACCGTAGACTCCTCCTCCTTGCAAAGACTCAGTGTAAGCAGATCTTCATCCTACATGGTTCAGTGCAGCATCTTAACCCAGACCTTCTTTCTGTTCCAATATCCACAGCGGGTTGGGGGCGCTCAGAGACCAACACTCCACCTGTCTGTGTTTACAAGCACTGCTCACTGTCCATGTGTTCACATCCCTCTGAATGCAGCTATGGACAGATGTGTTCTCTGCTACAGCTGTTAAGCTTTTGGACAAAACCTCAGTGGTTTAGATTTATGGACtgagagtttaaaaacaaagcaaataaacTTAGCCCCATAACTGTAGATGTATGCAGATAAAAGCATCCAGTTTGGACCTAAATTTATACTGGCTCAGATGAAGATTTCCCTTTGAAAACCCATCCATTTGTGTAGGTGAACCAGCTGTCTGCATCACCAGCACCTTATCTGACGTTTCAAAACCAGGTGACCTGAATTCATTCACATTTCCTCCACTTTCATTGTTGATATGTAACGTTCAACCCTAAATTCCACCTAGTATCTTCAGaggatttagtcttttttaacatttgtaggGACTAATTGTGCCTAATGATGCAAATAGGTATTTTATAGCTGAGTATTTAACAAAGCCACGCTGTTTATGTACAGCAGATCTATTTttatactttgttttattgtaagtTGGTAGAAAACGACAGTGCCGTCTCGAGGGTCTCTAGCATACTTTCTCACTCATCAACACGAGTGCAGAACCAGCCTGGAAAGCTAgtcgttttttatttaatcactggAGATTTGTCTTGAATCTAAACTGAAGGTGCTGCTACAGTCACAGATCAGTAAGCTATGTGGTTTCTATTGATATGAATATGTCATGCTTTTCCTTTGTCAGTGTGCTTATATAACGTTACAagttatatattatattattgttGGGTTACGATTCCAAAACTGGTTATTTTTCATTATCATCTATGTCACTACAGTAATGGATCTTGGTTGGTGTCCTCACCTCCTTGTTTGTAAATGAACCGTCACAGAGGCGTTTCTGTGGTTTCCTCCATGGCTTTAGGCAGCCGCCTCTGGTTGTGTAGCAGATAAGAGCCTCCTGAAGGTCCCCTTGGATCTTCTGGCTCCGTTCCCTTTGAGCGGCCATGTTTGTGTTGCGTTGTGTTTCAGTGCCCCCTGTTTTCCATGGATGGGAACAAGGCAGTCTCCCCTGCTGCTTCTGAGTGGTGTTGTTGATGTATGCACAGATTCATGAGAGGAAAAACTCTGCACGGACTTTTGAGTAGATCTGCACTTTCATGGTGACGTTAAGAAGCGAttgctgttgttttcttgttctgAATGATACAGCTGGAGGGGGTGACATGCGTCTGTGGACATAGGTGCTGGACGTCACATTACAGTGAATCCTCATCGAGCTGTGTGAAGGTGTTAGAACATCGTCATGCCCTTCGCCTCTCTGTCATTCATGTAGAATTCCAGGAGTTTTAGGAACTGTAAAATTATAACCATTCCATATGAAAATTGATTTCTTAAATGTTTGGTGTTTcatgactgttttttgtttttgttcttcaatGGTGCTGAAGTGCAATTTATGACTGGAAATAGGACCCAAAAGCCTAACGTCTCCAAACAGATGTGTATCTGTGTTCATACTGGTTTCCTGTAGTCTCTGGTCTCCCTGATGGTAGCAAATATGGGcgatttacatgttttatagCCTTGATATTTGGTTTTAGTCTCCTTGTTTAGATCTTGATCCACAGTTTTTGAAGAATCTTTAAAAACCTCATCAACTGATTCACCCTGTTGGATACTTTAAACCTATTTCAGAAAGCTGCTCCACCAGCTAAAGTGCATGTGTACAgtgtaaatgtggaaaaaaaatcttatctgGAAATCTgcgtatataaataaaatgctctTTAAAATTGAGaagggttttctttttcttttatgttttgacTCGTATTAAAGAACGGCTCTTATAACCATAGATTGCAGGTTGAACATTTCATCCAGTCGTCCTGTGTTTGTtcttgaccttttttttgtttctttgtccaCAACTGTTAGCTACTGCACTGCCCCTGAATAGCCAGGGAAGACCATTGTACACAAGAGTACAATGGTCTTCCCTGGCTATTCAGAGGCAGCAGTCCCATTGGTAGACTTTTATTTACAAGCCCATGCTTGGTTTGCTACCACCTTACATATGTTCATTACTCAAGAGGAGAAACGGTGAATCTCTCTCATTGAGATCAAATGATCTGATACTGTTGACTGTACCGTTTGCTCGTACAGAACTGTaggaaaataatttttcttcaCTCTGCTCCTGCTACCTGGAACAACTTACAGAAAGACTGGAAACTGACAAATCTGCTctctttaaatgcttttaaaatgcaacTTAAGGACTGCTTCATTAACCTGCCAGTGTTATTTATGAATCTAGACATTTGAATGTAATGTAATTGTACTATTATCTGTTTTATCTACTATCGCTTTAGGAATCGCtgcctcttggccaggactcccttggAAAAGAGGTTTTTAATCTCAACAGGAAATTCCTGGttagataaaaaatgaacaacctTCAGAAAATTCTCATTGGGATTCAAGTACTGGTGTGCGGTTAAGTTCTTTAAACGACATTGATCACACACATTTTTCTACCAAATCTCAAGCTTTTGAAGAAAGTTacatgaaaatgcaaaaacattttcccaATGAATCAAAAGAAAGATCGCATTACAAAAGTCTCAAACGTCTTATCCTGAACAAAGTGTAAATTTCCAGAAAGTCTatagaaaacatttagttttgtggTTTGAATATGTTcttaaataagataatgttACTATGGGgtgtttattctaaaaataaaaccttttttggaCTTTGCTTTAAGTGCTTTCAAtcaataaaacctaaaaagtgTGTTGCAATAGAGGTGAGTGGTTACACAATGTTGTTTAGTGACACATTTTTTTCGTATTATTTTAGctctgtgtttctttttctccttaaataatataactttgtttttctctgtttacatttccCAAAGTAGACTTGAGTGTTTAGTTGCTAAAAGGACCTTACGAGTCATACAAACCTATTTTAACGACTGATTACTAACTTACTAATATAGGATTCATTATAAACAACTATGGAATTaactattattatttcatttacttatttcaacattttttatataaaaaaaagttaaaaagaaaacatagtcACTTACTGAATGCCATTTCAAAACTAAATGTTaagaagaaaattgttttagttATGGTTTAGACActccttaaaaaatgattaagtaTTTAGGCTACTTTACATTCTTGGCGGATCGTTTTGCACTATTGTGATGATTCTTAGAAAACATTACTTCTAAAagaggttaaccctttaacaccagagctccagtgctgatgttctttgatttagtgtAACTTCAACCATTAacgcgccgcttttctccttcagaatctggtggaattacgttgatcgtgtcaatgcttgaaaagttgcagtatgttaaagatttagtaTTTTTGCATCACTGGTGACACCCCAGGTGTTAATGGGTTAAAGAACAAATGGTTCTCATTGAGCTGATTGAGCAACACAGCAAAGAAGTGAAAGCTTTACACTAATGTACACTCACTAGCCATTTAATTAGACGCAGCTGCACACACGTCAAAACTGCtcattaatgcaaatttctaatcagccaatcacatggcagcaactcaatgcatttaagCATGTAAACATGGTCAAATGATCTGCTACAGTTCAgtctgagcatcagaatgaagaaGAAAGGTGGTTGAAGTGCCTTAGAACATGTCATGGTTTTTGGTGCCAGACAGTCTGGTCTGtggatttcagaaactgctgatctactgggattttcacccacaaccatctgtagtgtttacagagaatggtcaaaaaaagagaaactatcCAGTGAGCATCAGTTCTGTGggttgttgatgtcagaggaaaaagtccagactggttccagctgatagaaggACAACAGAacctcaaataaccactggttacaactgaggtctgtagaagaacatctctgaacacacaacaacTTTGATGCAGATGAACTACAGCAGAACAACACACCAGGTATCATTGCTGTCGGctacaggaaactgaggctacaattcaacagactcaccaaaactggacaatagaagatggaaaaacgtcgtctggtctgatgagtctctatttctgctgaAACATTCAGatgtagggtcagaatttggaaTTTGGACTTGTTCTATTGGACTATATAACTCATCAGCCTTGTGCCACAGAAAAACCCACTGGATGTCTGTCTGGAAAGCTGTTAAAAGTTTGGTGCtcacttaattttcttaatttttatttttatttatttttattttttatttttttttaatattcactgCTATTTGTCTGTCTGGTTGCTTTTTTTAACGAGTCTGCACACAGTGCTGCTGCAACGTGCAAATTTCCCTGGcagggatcaataaagtatctttatctttatcttatcttatcaacaaggcaagtttatttgtatagcacatttcttgtacagagacaattcaaagtgctttacataaaacattaagagaaactatcaaaagaaatagtaaaaatgtgatcattaaaataaaaNNNNNNNNNNNNNNNNNNNNNNNNNNNNNNNNNNNNNNNNNNNNNNNNNNNNNNNNNNNNNNNNNNNNNNNNNNNNNNNNNNNNNNNNNNNNNNNNNNNNACATGAGTGGGCGTGTTCTTGCTGTTTTACTCCAACATATTTACTCTATGTTTTTGCACTGACCTTGGCAGCCAATCGAAATGATCTTcctctaaaatgttaaaaaattactcAATCAGAACAAACTGATTTTAACTCCGAAAAAAATACTCTCCTATTTTTCCTGTgtatagtttatgttcagaagaaattagaaaataatataaaaataactgcaatatatttgctgctttaggacaatgtttttaagacctaattttaatttgaaaagaacttgtatgtgctgcagtcagattaaaataaatcagaaattctgtacagcctattgaaaacataccaccgtaatggtttaactattgtgtacatcatgtatatgtacaatatttattataaatatttacatgtttctcacagttagtttcaatactacagttaatacaaaaataatgaaagtttaatttgaactaactaagatttaatgggggggggggggaattaaggtgtaaaaatctgaagtcgtaaagctctttgcaataaagattactttgattatttgattaatatcgtttttaatatcgttatcgcacaaaatgaaaaaaaagatattgcaatatgaaaattcccatatcgcccagccctagttgaaacacaatttcaataaaaaataaaaaaaaatcttaaatcagttcaatatgttttttttttaatacccaCACATAAAAATTACACACTACATTAGTATTTCAAATGTTATCATAGTCGTTTCCtgttttgaaaaacataaaatcaacacTGGTAACAAACAATTAATCCATCTTGTTGAAGAACCTTGATATATTCAATGTGTGAAATGAGGACTcgacagtggttagcgctcttgtcTCACACCAAGAACTCCTGGCTCAAATCCCACTTGGGGGATCTGAAACAAACACCAACTGGGGACCGTTTTGGGTAATGTACTCTTGTTCTCTCCGTGCATCTAGGGGGTATCTTTTCCTGGACCCTGGGTTTCCACCACTGTCCTAAAACATGCAACGAGGGTCATTTTCCTACTTTGAGTTCACCAAAAAAAGTTCCCAGGTGTGCATGGTTCTGTGATTGTGTCAGGGCCCAGCCAGTCATGTCCTTCTCccaccaccagagggagccctcacctgaaCACCAACTGCATCCGTCATCCTCCTGGACTCcaattcccatcatgcatcagcTGCCATTTCCCTGTCACCACCAGTTGTTTGTCATCCTCATCagcaatgttccctctaagctgcgcacgtgcgcaattgcgcactgctcccacgcccgttgcgcacagcaaatctattctgcgcacaacataaaatgtattctaaactttaaataaaattatcatataagtaatctgacatgtgcttgacgccgacaatttttttgacacattaatcgCGGGATTTCTCATAAGTGCCTTTCCATActgcgcgcgcgggcgtcccgccctctctcaccggctgctctcact from Oryzias melastigma strain HK-1 linkage group LG9, ASM292280v2, whole genome shotgun sequence encodes the following:
- the ppm1da gene encoding protein phosphatase 1D isoform X3, coding for MEHALMLRVSVFTDQGGRKYMEDVTEVIVEPEPGEGDPRPAERGEGGGDETPVSPAAGHSSPASRTEGPVQVPDACCREGTCTVEETPLPENLPPPREQPSPVSGTDARRSVAFFAVFDGHGGREAAQFARDYLWEFLKKQRGFWSDCDREVCSAIRKGFVACHHAMWKKLPEWPKTMTGLPSTSGTTASVVVLRGNRMYVAHVGDSSVVLGVQDDPSVPFIRAVEVTQDHKPELPKEKERIEGLGGSVIKKSGVNRVVWKRPRLSHNGPVRRSTVIDQIPFLAVARALGDLWSYDFYSGEFVVSPEPDTSVVVLDPRKHRYIILGSDGLWNMVPPQEAISMCQSSDEDTEPCGISSARQLDSGSSQKVLHPEEVLLDLSKASQCPPISVSRADTPVLLNPPEEDSTSSVCDFLPALERRDGLLGSNSLYCMSFSDPFALTPLGSNSSAEFPTLSCSPERTVTSKRFHNESPTSGLLAKKARRRTSERLPLAQHNVEKKQKESSNVSPILQQHNKTTVCVY
- the ppm1da gene encoding protein phosphatase 1D isoform X1 gives rise to the protein MEHALMLRVSVFTDQGGRKYMEDVTEVIVEPEPGEGDPRPAERGEGGGDETPVSPAAGHSSPASRTEGPVQVPDACCREGTCTVEETPLPENLPPPREQPSPVSGTDARRSVAFFAVFDGHGGREAAQFARDYLWEFLKKQRGFWSDCDREVCSAIRKGFVACHHAMWKKLPEWPKTMTGLPSTSGTTASVVVLRGNRMYVAHVGDSSVVLGVQDDPSVPFIRAVEVTQDHKPELPKEKERIEGLGGSVIKKSGVNRVVWKRPRLSHNGPVRRSTVIDQIPFLAVARALGDLWSYDFYSGEFVVSPEPDTSVVVLDPRKHRYIILGSDGLWNMVPPQEAISMCQSSDEDTEPCGISSARQLVRHALLRWRQRMLRADNTSAIVIALQDSGSSQKVLHPEEVLLDLSKASQCPPISVSRADTPVLLNPPEEDSTSSVCDFLPALERRDGLLGSNSLYCMSFSDPFALTPLGSNSSAEFPTLSCSPERTVTSKRFHNESPTSGLLAKKARRRTSERLPLAQHNVEKKQKESSNVSPILQQHNKTTVCVY
- the ppm1da gene encoding protein phosphatase 1D isoform X2, with the translated sequence MEHALMLRVSVFTDQGGRKYMEDVTEVIVEPEPGEGDPRPAERGEGGGDETPVSPAAGHSSPASRTEGPVQVPDACCREGTCTVEETPLPENLPPPREQPSPVSGTDARRSVAFFAVFDGHGGREAAQFARDYLWEFLKKQRGFWSDCDREVCSAIRKGFVACHHAMWKKLPEWPKTMTGLPSTSGTTASVVVLRGNRIAVEVTQDHKPELPKEKERIEGLGGSVIKKSGVNRVVWKRPRLSHNGPVRRSTVIDQIPFLAVARALGDLWSYDFYSGEFVVSPEPDTSVVVLDPRKHRYIILGSDGLWNMVPPQEAISMCQSSDEDTEPCGISSARQLVRHALLRWRQRMLRADNTSAIVIALQDSGSSQKVLHPEEVLLDLSKASQCPPISVSRADTPVLLNPPEEDSTSSVCDFLPALERRDGLLGSNSLYCMSFSDPFALTPLGSNSSAEFPTLSCSPERTVTSKRFHNESPTSGLLAKKARRRTSERLPLAQHNVEKKQKESSNVSPILQQHNKTTVCVY